Proteins co-encoded in one Erinaceus europaeus chromosome 2, mEriEur2.1, whole genome shotgun sequence genomic window:
- the CHRNA2 gene encoding neuronal acetylcholine receptor subunit alpha-2 has product MIWIPDIVLYNNADGEFAVTHMTKAHLFSSGTVHWTPPAIYKSSCSIDVTFFPFDQQNCKMKFGSWTYDKAKIDLEQMERTVDLKDYWESGEWAIIDATGTYNSKKYDCCAEIYPDVTYYFVIRRLPLFYTINLIIPCLLISCLTVLVFYLPSDCGEKITLCISVLLSLTVFLLLITEIIPSTSLVIPLIGEYLLFTMIFVTLSIIITVFVLNVHHRSPSTHNLPRWVRVVFLAWVPRWLLMSRPLPPPPPPLSPLDLKLSPSYHWLEAHEDAGEGREEEEERERWECAGHLPPCVGGHYSHGGLCPGTSGSELEETRMQDSGFLLSPHIQKALKGVHYIADHLRAEDADSSVKEDWKYVAMVIDRIFLWLFVVVCFLGTIGLFLPPFLAGMI; this is encoded by the exons ATGATCTGGATCCCTGACATTGTCCTCTACAACAA TGCGGACGGGGAGTTTGCTGTGACCCACATGACCAAGGCCCATCTCTTTTCCTCGGGCACTGTGCACTGGACGCCCCCCGCCATCTACAAGAGCTCCTGCAGCATCGACGTCACCTTCTTCCCCTTCGACCAGCAGAACTGCAAGATGAAGTTCGGCTCCTGGACCTACGACAAAGCCAAGATTGACCTGGAGCAGATGGAGCGGACAGTGGACCTGAAGGACTACTGGGAGAGCGGCGAGTGGGCCATCATCGACGCCACGGGCACCTACAACTCCAAGAAGTACGACTGCTGCGCCGAGATCTACCCCGACGTCACCTACTACTTCGTCATCCGCCGCCTGCCGCTCTTCTACACCATCAACCTCATCATCCCCTGCCTGCTCATCTCCTGCCTCACCGTGCTGGTCTTCTACCTGCCCTCCGACTGTGGAGAGAAGATCACGCTCTGCATCTCCGTGCTCCTCTCGCTCACCGTCTTCCTGCTGCTCATCACCGAGATCATCCCGTCCACCTCCCTGGTCATCCCGCTCATCGGCGAGTATCTGCTCTTCACCATGATCTTCGTCACCCTCTCCATCATCATCACTGTCTTTGTCCTCAACGTCCACCACCGCTCACCCAGCACCCATAATCTGCCCCGCTGGGTGCGGGTGGTCTTTCTGGCTTGGGTGCCCCGCTGGCTTCTGATGAGCCGGCCGCTGCCACCACCGCCACCGCCGCTGTCACCCCTGGACCTGAAGCTCAGCCCATCCTATCACTGGCTGGAGGCCCATGAggatgcaggggaggggagggaagaggaggaagagcggGAAAGATGGGAGTGTGCGGGACACTTGCCCCCTTGCGTGGGTGGCCACTATAGCCATGGGGGTCTGTGCCCAGGGACCTCAGGTTCCGAGCTGGAAGAGACCCGGATGCAGGACAGTGGGTTCCTGCTGTCACCTCACATACAGAAGGCTCTGAAAGGAGTGCATTACATAGCTGACCACCTGCGGGCAGAGGATGCAGACTCTTCT GTGAAAGAAGACTGGAAGTATGTCGCCATGGTCATCGACAGGATCTTCCTCTGGCTGTTTGTCGTTGTCTGCTTCCTGGGGACCATTgggctcttccttcctcccttcctggcTGGAATGATCTGA